The sequence AATTGTCCCCTTCTATTTCAAATTTCCTGTATCAAGTAGATGAATGCTATTTTGCCTGATCCACCTTTGGGATCCCATGCTTTCCCTTTGTTGGGAGCCCTAAAGTTTAATGTACTTTAACCTTTTGTGCTTGTGTTCTGATATGTTATTCATTGTTTTTACGGTTTAGAATCTATTTGAAGAGTTTTGTTCTTCGAACTCTTTTGCAGGCACAGATAATGCTCGGAATGGTGACACCCCAAATGGTTGGTTTTGTTACTTTTAACTTTTGTGTTGGTATGTGCTCAGCACTTTTAGTAGTGTTATGAAAAGTCTTATCTTTTATTGAAACTTTGCAGTTGCAGATGCCAAATATTCGGCAGGCTTCAGGTCAACTCATGCAGCCTCCATTGCATGATAGGCAGCAGGGTCAGCAATCAGCAGCTCAAACTCTTCCCGGGCTACCCCCTCTTGCCCAGAACAAGATGCTGTCTGGGTTGATGCCTAAAGTTCAAGAAAGTCAAGTTTCTGCAGTGCCTCAAAATCCTTTGGTTCACAACCAATTTTCTTCAGCACCACAACCTCGAGTTCAACTTCCACAACATGCAAACAATCATATTGTACAACAGGCCACATTTCCTGGACATTCTGCAATTTCAACACTACCTCCCATACCACCCTCTTCTTTGGGAAGTTTGTCCTCTAGACCACAGATTCAGATGGCAAAATCCTCTTCTCTTAACCATCAAACACAGCCCTCTTTGCCACAACACTCTGGGCAGGTTGGGGCTGCCAATTTAGGGCATAGCATTCAGATGGTTAATCCAAATGCAATAAAACCTTCTCTCTTACCTCGTCCTCCCTTATTAGATGCTGGCTTTCAGGTGCGCTAAtcctttttcctctctctctctctcctttttatctatttttaaattcaatagGGACAGAGATGTAACATGGTAAAACGGTTGCTTTGTCCTTAGACTAGAAGTACCAAGTGCTAGATTAGCTCCGATCTTTTCTATGAAGATTAGTCCTACGTCCCTCACCTGGATTTCTACCTTGGATTGAGGAATAGGAGTGGGGGAAAATAGGAACAAAGTGACCAAGCACATAGGTGGCTAAAATATCTAGTATTAGCTAAATGGAAGTCATATTTCATTTGCTGGATCTATTATATTCGTTAATACATGTATGAAAAGCTCTTATTCTTTTGTAATTGGTGAAGAGAAATGGTTATGTTGTGTAAATTACTAGCACTTAGTGGCTAGAAACTGCTTACCCTGCCTCCCCCCAAAATTCTTTTTCCCCTAAGATGGttgtaatttttcttgttaATATATTTGTGTTCATGTATCTAACTTCCTTTATTATAACAGCCTGGCCCCCCGATATCATCAGGTATATCACAGGCAATTAACAAGGGGGCTGATAATGGAAATTGGGTCCACAGAAGTAATGCATATGTAAATGCACCTTCTGGGAGCATGGTTTATGATTCTTTAGAACCAATTGATCGCCCTACAAAGCTAATGAAATTGGATGATGGGAGGAGCAATGCTTTCTCAGTGGGGAGTTCAAATGCATCCAACACCAATGGTTCTGGACTGCCCCAAGTTTTTGGAGCTGGCTCATTGCCTGTAAATCAAGTTCTGAAAGCAGAAGGGCAAAATTCAGAGAAACAACTTTCCCAGGTAAGATTTCCTGTTAGCATATGTCAATTTTCATATTGATATATCTTTGAGTGATTAGCCTATATTCATGCATCCACTGGTTTGTGCTATCAACTGGACACCTTTGTGTCATAAGCTTTTTTGATCTTCAGAGTGGGGATTGAATTTGATGGATTTTATGATAAGAATATGAAAAGAGCTACTGCTGTCACATCTTTATATTGCATAAAGATTTACGTATTGCATTCCTGTCTAATAATGGTTTATGATTTTGGTTGAAATACACAACGTTAGCAATATAGTGATGACATGAAATTTTAAAAGGTTTTGGTAGGTTGGTGGTCTTTTGGTTGAGGTTGGCTGGTATTTACTGATGGTTCATCTTGTTAGTTAGAATGTATTGTTCTGGCGGAGGTAGTTGCTCTGGACTGTGATTATTTCACACACTAAAACAAATGGTCAAACTTTTAAACATTGACTCATTAATTTTAAGTGAGTAAATTACAAGAgattgatttctcaaaattatTATATTGGTATAGTTCTAccagaaaataatttatatggCTATGACCATTTTTCTGGAAACAATGCACATGACTATATTTGTGAATCTTGTGAAAATTGTTGCTCAATGTaaaaattcaagctttatgtaaaaattcaagctttatttgttatataatatgatttctAGTGAATTATTTAG is a genomic window of Quercus lobata isolate SW786 chromosome 2, ValleyOak3.0 Primary Assembly, whole genome shotgun sequence containing:
- the LOC115975451 gene encoding cleavage stimulating factor 64 translates to MASSQHRCVFVGNIPYDATEEQLIEICQEVGPVVSFRLVIDRETGKPKGYGFCEYKDEETALSARRNLQGYEINGRQLRVDFAENDKGADRNREQGRGGPGLASNVEPQKQLAGPAIHGESVHHQPIGLQIAITAAAVMAGTLGGAQAGMQSNPNGLHSQSALANDPLTLHLAKMSRSQLNEIMFELKAMATQNKELARQLLVARPQLPKALFQAQIMLGMVTPQMLQMPNIRQASGQLMQPPLHDRQQGQQSAAQTLPGLPPLAQNKMLSGLMPKVQESQVSAVPQNPLVHNQFSSAPQPRVQLPQHANNHIVQQATFPGHSAISTLPPIPPSSLGSLSSRPQIQMAKSSSLNHQTQPSLPQHSGQVGAANLGHSIQMVNPNAIKPSLLPRPPLLDAGFQPGPPISSGISQAINKGADNGNWVHRSNAYVNAPSGSMVYDSLEPIDRPTKLMKLDDGRSNAFSVGSSNASNTNGSGLPQVFGAGSLPVNQVLKAEGQNSEKQLSQSQLPPEVESALLQQVLNLTPEQLSSLPPEQQQQVIQLQQVLRRDQIQPS